A window from Alphaproteobacteria bacterium LSUCC0719 encodes these proteins:
- a CDS encoding bifunctional DNA primase/polymerase, with amino-acid sequence MNKSLYYGNAAPRLLENGYEAIPIVPGTKRPAIEKWTETNFLEASVVGTHASKFPKYGVGVKTGELVVVDLDIPDYELVDDFENLCLSTLGHAPIRFGNTPKRSLFYKLESGQLVKQMTTAHIDGAKKYQVEILGAGQQSVVFGVHPDTQAPYYWVDESLLDVPLNELAVVTPYQISALRDVFEARLSAKFDDGQLQTHQLNPKPAMSIQVPPANCDWVTDALNYLDPQDYETWVAVG; translated from the coding sequence ATGAATAAGAGCCTGTATTACGGCAACGCCGCACCTAGGTTGCTAGAGAACGGATATGAAGCCATTCCGATTGTTCCTGGAACGAAACGCCCAGCGATCGAAAAATGGACAGAAACTAATTTTTTGGAAGCGAGCGTAGTAGGCACTCATGCATCGAAGTTTCCAAAATACGGTGTGGGAGTGAAGACAGGTGAATTGGTTGTCGTAGATCTCGACATTCCCGATTACGAGCTTGTAGATGACTTCGAAAATTTATGTCTCTCAACTCTTGGTCATGCGCCAATTCGCTTCGGCAACACACCAAAACGATCGCTGTTCTACAAACTTGAATCTGGCCAATTGGTCAAGCAGATGACTACTGCGCACATAGATGGCGCTAAGAAGTATCAGGTCGAAATTCTTGGGGCCGGGCAACAAAGTGTTGTGTTTGGAGTTCACCCCGACACTCAAGCCCCATATTACTGGGTGGATGAAAGCCTGCTTGATGTCCCTCTAAATGAACTTGCTGTAGTAACACCTTACCAGATATCGGCTCTAAGGGATGTTTTTGAAGCTCGTCTATCCGCTAAGTTTGACGATGGCCAGCTTCAGACGCATCAACTTAATCCCAAACCAGCGATGTCTATACAGGTGCCTCCAGCTAACTGCGATTGGGTCACTGACGCGCTGAACTATCTTGATCCACAGGATTATGAAACTTGGGTTGCCGTAGGCTAG
- a CDS encoding helix-turn-helix transcriptional regulator encodes MPVVEHFATFSDHLKSPEAKMILRMKDVCSELGVSRASIYRLLESGSFPKPVKLGKRAIGWERDHIQQWVKSLRSARQTEQAQGAGDE; translated from the coding sequence ATGCCTGTTGTCGAACATTTTGCGACCTTCAGCGATCATTTGAAATCGCCGGAGGCAAAAATGATTTTGCGCATGAAAGACGTTTGCAGTGAGCTGGGGGTCAGTCGTGCCTCGATCTATCGACTGCTTGAATCTGGAAGCTTTCCAAAACCTGTGAAGCTTGGCAAGCGAGCCATTGGCTGGGAGCGGGACCATATCCAACAATGGGTAAAATCGCTTAGGTCTGCTCGCCAAACAGAGCAAGCTCAAGGCGCTGGCGATGAATAA
- a CDS encoding DNA gyrase inhibitor YacG — translation MTPSSDSLTCPTCGAPAAPPAQKGARSPRPFCSRRCADIDLGRWFQESYAIPAVESADDTIVESLAAAKPPREDDG, via the coding sequence ATGACACCATCATCTGACAGCCTGACATGTCCGACCTGCGGGGCACCAGCCGCGCCGCCTGCCCAGAAAGGCGCGCGCAGCCCGCGTCCCTTCTGCTCGCGCCGTTGTGCGGATATCGATCTTGGCAGGTGGTTTCAGGAAAGTTACGCCATTCCGGCTGTTGAATCGGCAGATGACACAATTGTGGAATCACTTGCCGCCGCAAAGCCGCCTCGCGAGGATGACGGCTGA
- a CDS encoding ribonuclease E/G — MRDDPRVLIDTGPGLTRALLFHGSTVIEAWQDQAHAPDLVGSIHKVRVDRVFADQGRALARLADGTPVSLRIGRHDSVVAGHLVTITIMAAPREGKPWQAVIGARLVGCDLVLLPGQTGIAMSRHLAAEPDATVMAAIRSCLADAPEFGVILRRTASRNDDLPAACRLLIAQWRQMAQPRTMAGCVFDGGGLEGRIRRQLPGISIDETGPDSWVQFDTAWDQMIGTVCDIQVPLAGGGRMWIEATRALTAIDLDSGDGDLEALFAAAPAAITSQLRLRQTGGLVAIDLPRMSPATRKRVDADLAAALATDPRHPEWIGRSRAGMIELGLPHGRAAPAGYEADQIAISVLAVLREIARRPTIAAPVIDLSPDMADWLRGPGAAALASLDRTVTPVVSSQALTATLREPL, encoded by the coding sequence GTGCGTGATGATCCGCGGGTGCTGATCGACACAGGGCCGGGGCTGACACGGGCGCTGCTGTTTCATGGCTCCACGGTGATCGAGGCCTGGCAGGACCAGGCGCATGCGCCTGACCTGGTTGGCAGTATTCACAAGGTGCGTGTGGATCGTGTTTTTGCCGATCAGGGTCGGGCGCTGGCGCGTCTGGCCGACGGAACGCCGGTTTCGCTTCGCATCGGTCGCCACGATTCGGTGGTGGCCGGTCATCTGGTGACAATCACCATCATGGCCGCACCGCGCGAAGGCAAGCCATGGCAGGCTGTCATCGGGGCGCGACTGGTCGGGTGTGACCTGGTCCTGTTGCCAGGACAGACCGGGATCGCGATGTCGCGCCATCTGGCGGCCGAACCCGATGCCACGGTCATGGCCGCGATCAGGTCCTGTCTTGCGGATGCCCCCGAATTCGGGGTTATTCTTCGCCGCACCGCCTCGCGGAATGATGATTTGCCGGCGGCCTGCCGGCTGTTGATTGCGCAATGGCGACAGATGGCGCAGCCCCGGACAATGGCAGGCTGCGTCTTTGACGGCGGCGGGCTGGAGGGGCGGATCAGGCGCCAGCTTCCCGGCATATCAATCGACGAAACCGGGCCGGATAGCTGGGTGCAGTTCGATACGGCGTGGGACCAGATGATCGGGACCGTGTGCGACATTCAGGTGCCGCTGGCCGGTGGGGGCCGCATGTGGATTGAGGCGACCCGTGCCCTGACGGCGATCGATCTGGACAGCGGTGACGGTGATCTTGAGGCGCTGTTTGCCGCGGCACCGGCCGCTATCACATCGCAGCTGCGCCTGCGCCAGACAGGCGGGCTGGTGGCAATCGATCTGCCGCGCATGTCACCGGCCACGCGCAAACGGGTTGATGCCGACCTTGCCGCCGCGCTGGCCACCGACCCGCGGCATCCCGAATGGATCGGGCGGTCGCGGGCCGGGATGATCGAACTCGGGCTGCCGCATGGCCGCGCCGCGCCGGCAGGCTATGAGGCTGATCAGATTGCCATATCGGTGCTGGCGGTGCTGCGCGAGATCGCGCGGCGGCCCACCATTGCGGCACCTGTCATCGACCTGTCGCCCGACATGGCCGACTGGCTGCGGGGGCCAGGTGCCGCCGCGCTGGCATCGCTTGACAGGACGGTGACGCCTGTTGTTTCGTCACAGGCTCTGACCGCCACCTTGCGCGAGCCATTGTGA
- a CDS encoding nucleoside triphosphate pyrophosphatase has translation MNSVKPKLVLASASPRRLDLLAQIGFVPDQVLATDIDETPHRSELPAAYARRMAHEKAVAAGGLRLPKDAIVLAGDTVVARGRMILPKAETEDEARHCLDLLSGRRHRVLGGIALRRADGRIVSRLVTSRVTMKRLSADEIDHYIATGDWQGKAGGYAIQGPAAALIRHIDGSYSNIVGFSLYDVAAMLRGNGVLV, from the coding sequence ATGAACAGCGTCAAACCCAAGCTGGTTCTCGCCTCGGCATCGCCGCGTCGATTGGATCTTCTTGCCCAGATCGGCTTTGTTCCCGATCAGGTTCTTGCCACCGACATTGACGAGACGCCGCACCGCAGCGAGTTGCCTGCCGCCTATGCGCGGCGTATGGCACATGAAAAGGCGGTGGCGGCCGGCGGCCTCAGGCTGCCGAAGGATGCCATTGTGCTGGCCGGCGATACGGTTGTGGCGCGTGGACGGATGATTCTTCCCAAGGCCGAGACCGAGGACGAGGCGCGGCATTGCCTTGATCTGTTGTCGGGACGTCGGCACCGGGTGCTTGGCGGGATTGCACTTCGGCGTGCCGACGGGCGGATTGTCAGCCGTCTGGTAACAAGCCGTGTGACAATGAAGCGTCTGTCTGCCGACGAGATCGACCATTATATCGCCACCGGCGATTGGCAGGGCAAGGCTGGCGGCTATGCCATTCAGGGGCCGGCAGCGGCGTTGATCAGGCATATTGACGGCTCCTATTCAAATATCGTTGGGTTCAGCCTCTATGATGTCGCGGCGATGCTTCGCGGTAACGGCGTTCTGGTGTAG
- the infA gene encoding translation initiation factor IF-1: MAKEGVIEFSGTVAELLPNAMFRVKLDNDHEVLAHTSGKMRKNRIRILAGDRVNVEMTPYDLTKGRITFRFK; this comes from the coding sequence ATGGCCAAGGAAGGCGTTATCGAATTCTCAGGGACAGTTGCCGAGCTGCTTCCGAACGCAATGTTTCGGGTGAAGCTTGACAATGATCACGAGGTGCTGGCCCACACCAGCGGTAAGATGCGTAAGAACCGCATCCGTATTCTGGCTGGTGACAGGGTCAATGTCGAAATGACCCCCTATGATCTGACCAAGGGCCGGATCACGTTCCGTTTCAAGTAA
- a CDS encoding low molecular weight phosphatase family protein — MGHTDDTSNQPSASQPVADAISQARDVSSILFACNINAVRSAMAEAMVKARFPGQIFTDSCGVEPGQQDGFAIAVMAEIDLDLSAHQPKGFDDLDCDFYDVIISFSPEAHARAQEITRNIDCTTLYWPVDNLAGLQGSREERLRAYRAVRDDIAAKLESYLPGTDSDKDAGET, encoded by the coding sequence ATGGGCCACACCGACGACACCAGCAACCAGCCATCCGCCAGCCAGCCCGTGGCTGACGCCATCTCTCAGGCGCGTGATGTCAGCTCCATCCTGTTTGCCTGCAACATCAATGCCGTGCGCTCGGCCATGGCCGAGGCGATGGTCAAGGCCCGGTTCCCGGGACAGATATTCACCGATTCATGTGGTGTCGAGCCGGGCCAGCAGGATGGGTTCGCCATTGCCGTGATGGCCGAGATCGATCTTGATCTGTCGGCGCATCAGCCAAAGGGGTTCGACGATCTGGACTGTGATTTCTATGACGTCATCATCTCGTTTTCGCCGGAGGCACACGCCAGGGCCCAGGAGATCACCCGCAATATCGACTGCACGACCTTATACTGGCCGGTTGACAATCTTGCCGGGCTCCAGGGTTCCCGCGAGGAACGGTTGCGGGCCTATCGCGCTGTTCGGGACGATATCGCGGCGAAGCTTGAATCCTATCTTCCCGGCACCGATTCCGACAAGGATGCCGGCGAGACTTGA
- a CDS encoding UPF0262 family protein, with protein MTDDERMGESGSAEPAHRLVRIELDEAAAPRRSAEAEHERAIAIYDILEDNRFALVDQDGAPLAGPFHLYLRAEGRHIRFDIRNDADRELNQFYMALGPLRRVMRDYFHVCDTYYEAIRTKTPSQIQAIDMGRRALHNEGAEILRSRLNGKVATDEMTSRRLFTLICVLQAR; from the coding sequence ATGACGGATGACGAGCGCATGGGTGAAAGCGGGTCTGCGGAACCTGCCCATCGTCTCGTCAGGATCGAGCTTGACGAGGCTGCCGCGCCGCGCCGCTCTGCCGAGGCCGAGCATGAGCGGGCCATCGCCATCTATGATATTCTTGAGGATAACCGCTTTGCGCTGGTGGACCAGGATGGCGCGCCCCTTGCCGGGCCGTTCCATCTGTATCTGCGCGCCGAGGGGCGGCATATCCGGTTTGACATCCGCAACGATGCCGATAGAGAGCTGAACCAGTTCTATATGGCTCTCGGCCCCCTGCGCCGTGTAATGCGGGATTATTTTCATGTCTGTGACACCTATTACGAGGCGATCCGGACCAAGACACCGTCGCAGATTCAGGCAATCGATATGGGGCGGCGCGCGCTCCATAATGAAGGCGCAGAAATTCTGCGAAGCCGCCTGAATGGAAAGGTGGCAACCGACGAGATGACCTCGCGGCGGCTATTCACATTGATCTGCGTTCTGCAGGCGCGCTAG